In a single window of the Halomicroarcula saliterrae genome:
- a CDS encoding PAS domain-containing protein — MTADIDDRLYGAIFDASPEPVMVHDPETGRVLDANPAACALVGLDREQLLGTDIGDVSSAATATEGAMSALQRAVADGEHCTEWELVGPEGQRLSVDVRLKRISVDGTERVVAFLRDRSDQRAREREHAQWDEQIRTMVDNLPVVVFTLDPDGVFTRSAGKGLESLGQEQGEIVGQSLFDVYAGYPDIVEAAERALSGEEIRVTQPIDDLVFETWYQPVFDDGELVQVVGVARNITELKRREERVGALSEATNDLLYTHTEAAVAERVCDIAKRIIDRPIAAMWSYDADTDVLSPIGATETATDLAGVEIAKDLPEIGPGSDEKAIFDAGTPVVIEDYGELACPAASGLPLGTLLCLPLGDHGLLCVGSTAVEPFEGPDRRLLEILSSTAIAALDRVARETTLEAQRAQLEASNEALQRRREQMEFFNSILRHDILNGMNVIRARGDLLSQELEGDQRRYAETIVEWSDDITELTRKVRSVLHRLADDGAAETKPVKLAPVIESAAQRAASMDAGVTVDISVHSDAVVTADDLLHDVFGNILTNAVEHGRSGDGDTVAISVDVTVDEETVTVRIADDGPGIAQSVREDIFERGKKGSDSGGTGFGLYFVDAMVASYGGRIRAQESDSGGAEFVVELPRVR; from the coding sequence ATGACCGCCGATATCGACGACCGCCTCTACGGGGCTATCTTCGACGCGTCTCCGGAGCCGGTCATGGTACACGACCCCGAGACGGGCCGGGTTCTGGACGCGAACCCGGCGGCCTGCGCCCTCGTCGGACTCGACCGCGAACAGCTGCTCGGGACGGACATCGGCGACGTCAGCTCGGCGGCGACCGCCACCGAAGGGGCGATGTCGGCTCTCCAGCGGGCGGTCGCCGACGGTGAACACTGCACGGAGTGGGAGCTCGTCGGTCCCGAGGGCCAGCGGCTCTCAGTCGACGTCAGGCTCAAGCGGATCAGCGTCGACGGCACGGAGCGAGTCGTCGCCTTCCTCCGGGACCGCTCGGACCAGCGAGCGCGCGAGCGCGAGCACGCACAGTGGGACGAGCAGATACGGACGATGGTCGACAACCTCCCGGTCGTCGTGTTCACCCTCGACCCGGACGGCGTCTTCACGCGGTCGGCCGGCAAAGGCCTGGAGAGTCTCGGACAGGAGCAAGGCGAGATTGTCGGCCAGTCGCTGTTCGACGTGTACGCGGGGTATCCGGATATCGTCGAGGCCGCCGAGCGGGCGCTCTCCGGCGAGGAGATACGGGTGACACAGCCGATCGACGACCTGGTGTTCGAGACCTGGTACCAGCCCGTCTTCGACGACGGGGAGCTCGTTCAGGTCGTCGGCGTGGCGCGCAACATCACCGAGCTGAAACGCCGCGAGGAACGCGTCGGCGCCCTCAGCGAGGCCACGAACGACCTGCTGTACACGCACACCGAGGCGGCGGTCGCCGAGCGGGTCTGTGACATCGCCAAGCGAATCATCGACCGCCCGATAGCGGCGATGTGGTCCTACGACGCCGACACGGACGTCCTCTCACCCATCGGGGCCACGGAGACGGCGACCGACTTGGCCGGCGTGGAAATCGCCAAGGACCTCCCCGAGATAGGGCCGGGGTCCGACGAGAAGGCCATCTTCGACGCCGGGACACCGGTCGTCATCGAGGACTACGGCGAGCTGGCGTGCCCGGCGGCGTCCGGCCTTCCGCTGGGGACGCTGCTGTGTCTCCCGCTCGGCGACCACGGGTTGCTGTGTGTCGGCTCGACGGCCGTCGAGCCCTTCGAGGGGCCCGACCGGCGGCTGCTGGAGATTCTCTCCAGTACCGCGATCGCCGCACTGGACCGTGTGGCCCGGGAAACGACGCTCGAAGCCCAGCGGGCACAGTTGGAGGCGTCCAACGAAGCGCTCCAGCGGCGCCGCGAGCAGATGGAGTTTTTCAACAGTATCCTCCGACACGACATCCTCAACGGGATGAACGTCATCAGAGCCCGTGGTGACCTGCTGTCACAGGAGCTAGAGGGCGACCAGCGGCGGTACGCCGAGACCATCGTCGAGTGGAGCGACGACATCACCGAACTCACGCGGAAGGTCCGGTCGGTGTTGCACCGGCTGGCCGACGACGGCGCGGCGGAGACGAAGCCGGTGAAACTGGCACCGGTCATCGAGTCGGCCGCCCAGCGGGCGGCGTCGATGGACGCCGGGGTGACCGTCGACATCTCGGTCCACAGCGACGCCGTCGTGACCGCGGACGACCTGCTGCACGACGTGTTCGGCAACATCCTCACCAACGCCGTAGAGCACGGTCGGTCGGGAGACGGCGACACCGTCGCTATCAGTGTAGATGTCACGGTGGACGAGGAAACCGTGACGGTCCGAATCGCGGACGACGGTCCGGGCATCGCACAGTCAGTTCGGGAGGACATCTTCGAGCGCGGCAAGAAGGGCAGCGACTCGGGCGGGACCGGCTTCGGGCTCTACTTCGTCGACGCGATGGTCGCGAGCTACGGCGGGCGTATCCGGGCACAGGAGAGCGACAGCGGCGGGGCCGAGTTCGTCGTCGAGCTTCCGCGCGTGAGATAA
- the dph2 gene encoding diphthamide biosynthesis enzyme Dph2, whose amino-acid sequence MSQERTDGDLRNTGLSLKHDREWDYEIDRIVEAVEERDAETVGLQFPEGLKRRGPAVTDDLRSELPDDVQVMMSGQPCYGACDLDTYMMRRTDVFVHFGHSPMKESDKIIYVPLFSNVEVTPIMEQAREEELTDPDEDPDVGLVTTAQHMNKFGEMREWLEERGYTVHTQRGDERLTNEGQVLGCNYASADVDADQILYVGGGKFHPLGLAMEHPDKNVVIADPVNNAVTIADTEKFMKQRYGAVHRAMDAESWGVIFCTKIGQGRWDQAEEIVENNDDAYLITMDEVTPDRLTNFGMDAYVNTGCPRITTDDGPQFKKPMLTPGEYEIAVGEKPLDSLEFDTFHGTW is encoded by the coding sequence ATGAGCCAAGAGCGAACCGATGGGGACCTGCGAAACACGGGGCTCTCGCTGAAACACGACCGAGAGTGGGACTACGAGATAGACCGCATCGTCGAAGCCGTCGAGGAGCGCGACGCCGAGACCGTCGGCCTGCAGTTCCCGGAGGGGCTGAAACGGCGCGGTCCGGCAGTGACCGACGACCTCCGGTCGGAACTACCCGACGACGTCCAGGTGATGATGTCCGGCCAGCCCTGCTACGGCGCCTGCGACCTCGACACCTACATGATGCGGCGCACAGACGTGTTCGTCCACTTCGGTCACTCGCCGATGAAGGAGTCTGACAAGATCATCTACGTCCCGCTGTTCTCTAACGTCGAGGTCACGCCCATCATGGAGCAGGCCCGCGAGGAGGAGCTCACTGACCCGGACGAGGACCCGGACGTCGGCCTCGTGACGACGGCCCAGCACATGAACAAGTTCGGCGAGATGCGCGAGTGGCTCGAAGAGCGCGGCTACACCGTCCACACCCAGCGCGGCGACGAGCGGCTCACCAACGAGGGGCAGGTGCTGGGCTGTAACTACGCCAGCGCCGACGTCGACGCCGACCAGATTCTCTACGTCGGCGGCGGGAAGTTCCACCCGCTCGGACTCGCGATGGAACACCCCGACAAGAACGTCGTTATCGCGGACCCCGTCAACAACGCCGTCACCATCGCCGACACGGAGAAGTTCATGAAACAGCGCTACGGCGCCGTCCACCGCGCGATGGACGCCGAGTCGTGGGGCGTCATCTTCTGTACGAAGATCGGCCAGGGCCGCTGGGACCAGGCCGAGGAGATCGTCGAGAACAACGACGACGCCTACCTCATCACGATGGACGAGGTCACCCCGGACCGGCTGACGAACTTCGGCATGGACGCTTACGTCAACACGGGCTGTCCCCGTATCACGACCGACGACGGCCCGCAGTTCAAGAAGCCGATGCTCACGCCCGGCGAGTACGAGATCGCCGTCGGCGAGAAACCGCTCGACTCGCTCGAATTCGACACGTTCCACGGCACCTGGTAG
- a CDS encoding YlbF family regulator, which translates to MSIETENVTEADGDHVDQLATELGESIAELPVYQEYLQAKAKVENDADAQRAIEEFEQLREEFQMARQTGQATQEDLRKVQEAQEELHDIASMSEYLEVQNELELRLQEINELVSDQLKVDFGEKAGGCCQD; encoded by the coding sequence ATGAGCATCGAGACCGAGAACGTCACCGAGGCCGACGGCGACCACGTGGACCAGCTCGCGACCGAACTCGGCGAGAGCATCGCCGAGCTGCCGGTCTATCAGGAGTACCTGCAGGCCAAGGCGAAAGTCGAGAACGACGCCGACGCCCAGCGCGCCATCGAGGAGTTCGAACAGCTCCGCGAGGAGTTCCAGATGGCCCGCCAGACCGGCCAAGCGACTCAGGAGGACCTCCGGAAGGTCCAAGAGGCCCAGGAGGAGCTCCACGACATCGCCTCGATGAGCGAGTATCTCGAAGTCCAGAACGAGCTCGAACTGCGCCTGCAGGAGATAAACGAACTCGTCTCCGACCAGCTGAAAGTCGACTTCGGCGAGAAGGCCGGCGGCTGCTGTCAGGACTGA
- a CDS encoding MBL fold metallo-hydrolase: MTVDSDWEEWLLRAVEDADPDGLAIWYLGCNGFIVKSSGGATIFIDPYLGIGDPPRTVRMVPVPFDPTEVQEADAVLGTHEHTDHVHGPSQAPILASTGATYYTTDSGHEVIHEEAWMDNWSVTDDQLEEITEGDRLEFGDLTVHVEPANDPDAEHPVSFVFEHESGTFFHGGDARPGAFESVGDAYDIDLGVLAFGTVGMIPDSETGEPTRTKWYNDENMIIEAANELQLDTLVPSHWDMWKGMTTEPTVLHNHARSFDYPETLQIVEIGDRIDL; the protein is encoded by the coding sequence ATGACAGTCGACTCTGACTGGGAGGAGTGGCTCCTGCGCGCGGTCGAGGACGCCGACCCCGACGGGCTGGCGATCTGGTATCTGGGCTGTAACGGGTTCATCGTCAAATCGAGCGGCGGCGCGACGATATTCATCGACCCCTATCTGGGTATCGGGGACCCGCCCCGGACCGTACGCATGGTCCCGGTGCCGTTCGACCCCACGGAGGTCCAGGAGGCCGACGCCGTCCTCGGCACCCACGAACACACCGACCACGTCCACGGGCCGTCGCAGGCGCCGATCCTCGCGAGTACCGGCGCCACCTACTACACGACCGACAGCGGCCACGAGGTGATTCACGAGGAGGCGTGGATGGACAACTGGTCGGTCACCGACGACCAACTCGAAGAGATAACCGAGGGCGACCGGCTGGAGTTTGGCGACCTGACCGTCCACGTCGAACCGGCCAACGACCCCGACGCCGAACACCCCGTCTCGTTCGTCTTCGAGCACGAGTCGGGCACGTTCTTCCACGGCGGCGACGCCCGTCCCGGGGCGTTCGAGTCAGTCGGTGACGCGTACGACATCGACCTGGGCGTGCTCGCTTTCGGCACGGTGGGGATGATTCCCGACTCCGAGACCGGCGAGCCCACCCGGACCAAGTGGTACAACGACGAGAACATGATAATCGAGGCGGCCAACGAACTGCAACTCGACACGCTCGTACCGAGCCACTGGGACATGTGGAAGGGAATGACTACCGAGCCGACAGTGTTGCACAACCACGCCCGCAGCTTCGACTATCCGGAGACGCTACAGATCGTCGAAATCGGGGACAGAATCGACCTCTGA
- a CDS encoding DUF7344 domain-containing protein, producing the protein MDQNNTELTRDRIFDILSSPRRRYVLYFLRTEPNPIQLTDLAEHVAAWENDTTVEDLSTQQRKRVYVSLYQTHLPKLAESGLVNYDEESGDVSIASKASEIDPLLGEQQSQPAWYIYYFGLAVLSTLLIVASVAGLGISQGLLAVGIVGAFVLLTVVHVVYEWRKQAPPAEFRE; encoded by the coding sequence ATGGATCAAAACAACACCGAACTCACACGCGACCGTATCTTCGATATCCTCAGTAGTCCACGCAGACGGTACGTGCTCTACTTCCTGCGAACGGAGCCCAACCCCATCCAGTTGACTGATCTGGCCGAGCACGTCGCCGCCTGGGAGAACGACACGACCGTCGAGGACCTGTCGACCCAGCAGCGAAAACGGGTCTACGTCTCGCTGTATCAGACGCATCTGCCGAAACTGGCGGAGTCCGGACTCGTCAACTACGACGAGGAGTCCGGGGACGTCTCTATCGCTTCGAAGGCGAGCGAGATCGACCCGCTGCTGGGCGAGCAACAGTCACAGCCGGCGTGGTACATCTACTACTTCGGACTGGCCGTGTTGAGTACGCTCCTGATCGTGGCGTCGGTCGCCGGCCTCGGTATCTCACAGGGGCTCCTCGCTGTGGGGATTGTTGGAGCGTTCGTCCTTCTGACCGTCGTCCACGTGGTGTACGAGTGGCGAAAGCAGGCACCGCCGGCGGAGTTCCGTGAATGA